TTTTGCGATATGAATATCGCAAAATATGAACGATAAGGATCCGAAATCATCCCCGGATAATGGCAAACAAAGTGTTGGCAGCGAATCAACAAACAGCAAGAGGAGCAGTGGGATCTTCTCTTTTTTCAAGTGGCTCAGACCTTCTGGAAGTGCAGCATCGCGGGAATCTTTGAATTCGGACAAGACGAATAATTCGAGCAGCTGTGAAAGCCTCAGTTCTGTGCAGAGTTCAGGGACAGTGGCTTCGTTTTCCTTCGTAGAACCGAGCGCGTACTCCAACAATTTGAAGCACAAAAAAATACCTCCGTCTCCCGAGACTGACACTTATAAGGCGAGGATCAAACAAAGGGATCAACGTAGGGAGAAGGATAAAAATTTgactttgagaaaaaaatacaaCCTTTTCTTCGGCAGGGAGACTCTATTGAAGACGGTTTCTTCCACTGAAGAAAATAGCAAAAGCTTACCACTCATGACGAAGCCTGCATTGAAAGAAGAATCTAGAGAAGAAGGATTTCACAGAAGGACCAATAGTGATTCCTCGAAAGTGAAAAAGGCCGGTGCTTACGTCCATGTGAAGGGTAAAAGGAAAGCGCCACAACCTCCTGGGAATACAGAGGACTCCAACGCTAGTTTGAAGAAAACTACTAAACGATTAGCTCCTAAACCCCCAGAACAAAATTCTACTATCAGATCGGAATCCTCATTATCTCAGCAAAGTGAAATAACTTCGTTCAGAAGCGAACAAATCAACGAAAGAACAATTGAGGAAAACAATAAGGTAACCAGCCAATCATATACGACAACAGAAGAGAATAGCCGAAAATATTCCAGTAGGAGCGAAGATTCCAGTTCCGAAACTATTCGTAATAAATCAACGAATAGTTACTTGTTCGATTTCATCGGAAAATCTTCATCCCAGGAGACTAAATCGAACAGGGACTCCATCCTTCTGGATGATCCTCTTCAAAGCCAGAACAACCGCAATACAGAACTCGAAACCAAGTGTCTGAATTCACTGAATGGCATCCTCGAATCAGCCAGTTCCTCGGATGTAATTTCGAATGATTCTCTAAAATTAGATCATGGTATTCTCAAACCTGTGAAGGACGAGGAACAGAATATTTATTCCGAGTGTTCACCTTTTTCTTCCAAAGAACTTTCAGAAGATTCGAAGCCTTGGTATAAGAGACAAGAGACAGCAGCAGCGCATTTGAAGagggaatttttcaaatcttccCTAGATAACAAGTATGAACCCATAGATGTGTTACCCGAAGTGTCCTTCACCAGGAATTCATCTGTGGATTTGAGCTCGAAGACGAAGAAAGAagataaaatggaaaaaaagaaagaagacaAGAGAAAATCCGGTGTGTCTCTCCTGGCGAATATAAGCGAATTGGACAGGGAAGCAGCTGAAATTCTGCAaagggaaaaaatgaaaaacgctGATAGTTTCCAAGAGATGCCAGAGTTCATGAAACCTAAGGACGACAATAATAAAACGGACACGGACTCTTGGGTGACCCCTAAGAGAAGATCGGCGAGGGACCTAATAGCTAAGTTCAATGCCATCACCAACGTGACCAAAGCTACGGTAAACACTGCCTTTTTCGGATCAACCCAGAAGAGAGATTATTTCGGAAAATCTTCCTCCAAGGAAACGAAGAAAAAACAAGAAACATTATTGGAATCGCACAAAAAACGATTGGAAATGATAgacaataaaataaataatgaaaaaaagacGACCATGGCCCCCCTCATGAAATCGGAGAGTGCTAGTGTTGTCAAAAAACCAGATACCCCCAAGGCTGAAAGGAAGAGTTGGAACTGCCCGAAATGCTACGTGGAAAACGAATATTGGAGAATTATTTGCCACGTTTGCTCGGCAATCAAACCCTACTTCGATGAACTTTCAGCCAGTCCAAATTTGAAGAAAAGCGATAAGAGTTTTGCTACCAAAGACACCAATCAGAACCAATATGAACGTATTCTAGAAAGATCGAAGACCCAGATAGGATTCTCAGCTTTGAGCAATATGACCTCGGCTAAAAACAAGAAGACAGACCTTTATACAAGTGCTTCGAGTGAGAATTCCAACAAAACACAAGATAGAAAAGAGGAACGGGAGAAACTCAAGAAAATGTTGATCGAAATGAAGAATTCTTTACCGAAGAAAGCATATCCTGGTAAAGCACAGAGTAAACAACAGATCATCACCGAAAAACCCGAATTAGAagtgaaaaaaatcgaaactaCGATTCCTGTTCTCGATGTTGATTCATCCGACACTGACAATGAGGAAGTTGAAGACATTCCTTCTAAAATACCAGTTATGATCAAACAAGACGAGAAAAAGGTGGATAATATCGAAGAAAAAGTAGTCTCAATACTGATAGGTACCAAAGAAACCATTTACGAAAATATCAAAGTCAAGAAAACCTCCGATCCCAAACCGATTAAGGTATCATCTTCAGCACAAACCGCCTCTGTCGTTCCCAAACCACCGGAACCATCCAAGAGAGCCAACGTTACCACCATGGTCAAAAAGAAGAACAGTTTCGAGCCTATGAAAGTTCAAGACTTCGAAGACATCTACAGCGACCAAAACGGCAGTTCTGCCGCTAGGATATACGCGAATCTGGCCCAAAATGACGAACTGAGTTTGTTCTTCAACATGCCGAAGAATCTCACCGAGATGAAGAACACGTTGAGCAAGATGAAGTTGCAGAATAAGAACAAGGATACTATTGAGATAAACAGGTAACAACTTTCCATATTCTTTCGAACGATTTATAGTTGGGAATTGTGGAttaagcgcatccaccatttttgGGTTTTTTCCTTACGAAAGGTGACTTCGATGAGTTattgatgaaatattcatttcagatTGCTACGAAAATTGGAAGTGGCCATTGCTAAGGGAGACCTGACCCAAGCCGCTGATTTCGCCAAAGAATTAGCCCAACTGAGGGTGAACTGCTCTGTGATAAGGCAAAAATCCAGTTCGGAAgagaaagaaattgaaaaggacggattcaggtaaattttttatatatagtACCTGATGAAAGTGGAGACTAGGCAAGAATATGACGAAAAATAAATTCGTGCTAGATTTGTTCTATGTAAACGTAAATCTCTTCATTTTCTatctattttttcgttttttttttcaacacatATTATTGGATGATATTTGTTTTGATTTTTCAGCGTCGATATGTACGTAGAAGATAAGGTTTCGCACAGAGGACCGTTTCCATTCCAAGTGAGATCAGAGCAAACTGTTGGAGAGTTGAAAAAGCAAGTTGAGAAAGAGTTTGAGATCCCCGTGGACGTACAAAGGTGGATTCTGGGTAAGGAACTGGCTACAGATGACAAGACGACTCTCAAGGATAATAATATCACCGAAGGATGTCCAATATTCTTATATCTCGTAGCACCAGGTGAGATTCAGCTCCTCCACCAATTATTGAAGAGCGTAGTCGTGAAATTCAGATGCTATCATACATTAAGCTAATTTCGTATTCTTCCCAGATTTAGCAGCgactgaaaatcaagaaaaacCCTTGAAAACGGCTGAGCCATCAACATCTTCACAAAACGCGGAAAGAAACGAAGCGcccaaagaaaagaaaaatgatCAACCGAGGCTGTATCCAGAGATAAATGCATCAAAATCGGGCGTCTATCCAGAAATATCAGAAAATGAAGCGAGAACAGACGGTCCTAAAATTATAAACGCAATTCCAAAGGCCGTGGAAATTCCTCGAAAAGAAGACAAAGATGCGGGAGGTTCATCAGCTTCTTCGTCAAATTCGGAGGATAAGAGAACGGAAACACTGAACGTGAAGccggaaaaacattttttcaaggaAGTTGTTACGCAAACTGTTACGACGGCCCTGTTCGCTCCGGAACTGGAAAAGGGGGAGACGGAAAATGTTGAAGAGTACGACGTGAAGACGTTGAAACCGAACAGGACACCTGTGGAATGGGAATGCCACCTATGTACTCTTTTGAATCCCGTCAATAGTAACATTTGTGGAGTATGTGCCACTGTAAGTACTGtccatttttttcttcaaatcgaGTTATTTACAATTTCCAAGCTCGTTGAACTttgagataattaaaaaaaaatgaggaaagGGCCTGCATTAATGTATTGAACAAGGGCGGTTCTGCCTAAAAGATGGGGtcaattaaaaattcgtcaaaaccgaacggctgcatcgagctccataaaactttcagattaattactagaagagttgctctttcagaatatgtatcacattgccatctacggttattgttattgagagataatctactcgaaaggttactatcgaaaaatttccaaaaaagacGGAATCAATCAAATCATCGTCAAGTTTTTTCACCTTACAAACTTTACCTCtttataatttataatattttggaaattcaAGACAACGAAAATAATATCAAGATGGAAATAAACACCGTCGTATGTATGTCAGAATGTCTGTTGATAATCAAGTAAACCATTTTAAAACATCTTTTATGCTTCTGTTCTTGGATTTTTATTGCGAATATCAAACCGCTACTCAAAATCCCTACAGTATTGTGCAGGTAAGCCCCACTTTAACAAATGTCCCCTTACATAATAAATTATATTCAAGAAGAAAAACAGCTGTCTAGTTGTGCCCATTTTAATAACTTCAGCACCCTTCTATTCCCACTCCAGGTGTTACAGGAACTACGAGTTCTATAGAATGTCGCTTATACAGGCTGATTACTGAAGATGCACCAAAATTCAATGATATTGATCATTTGGGAAGTGTTTGCATTATTCCTACCTTTTCATAGTTTTCCTTTCCCAATATTTGAAACACAAGGAATTATAAAAAACAAATCACCactagaaaaaaattaagttcCCTTTGATCAATTCaagcaattaattttttttaggttCGTCTGAGTACTCCCCAAAAAAAAGAGAGGAAACATTCGGCGAACAAACCTAGCGCACCTCCAGCATCTCCAAGCGGTCAAACTTACCGCCAATTGATGAATTTGGACAATGAGGATATCGTCCACAATACTGAAACGTTCGAATGCGTTGTATGCTTCAACCAAGTACCGCCAAATGAGGGTGTAACGTTGAGGGAATGCCTCCACCAATTTTGTAAGGAATGTGTCAGGTGAGaacaatttttcgatagtcTGGAGTTGAATGGCTCAATTGAATCTCtcacaatttgaatttttcttgtAGGCATACTGTTGAATTCAGCGAAGAAGCGGAAATCAGATGTCCATACAGAGATAACGATTATTCCTGCAATATAGCCTTACAAGACCGAGAAATAAAAGCGTTGGTGTCCAAAACTGTTTACGATCAGCATTTGGCGAAGTCTGTTTCACAGGCAGAGAATAAAATAGATAAATCTTTTCATTGCAAAACACCGGACTGTAAGGGTTGGTGCATCTTCGAAGATAATGTCAATGAATTCCGGTGTCCAGTGTGCAGAAGAGTTAATTGCTTGACTTGTCAGGTAATGttccaaatatttatttttacttAAAATAGGTATGGAATGAAAGTGATTTCTCTACTTCAAAAACCTGCGTCGCCTCTTACCGTTCTCTAAAtttaatgaaatgataattctGCCATCTTGGTGATTTCATATAGGCAATTTTCGATCAAAAATTGATAGGAATCACTGACCTTTCCCTgaaagaatgaagaatttcatagaAAACAATTTTAGATTGAAAATGTGATCATTCAATTCTGAATTTTTCCTCTCAGGCAATTCACATGGGCCTGAATTGCAAGCAGTACCAACAACGGATGACCGAAGAGGCGGACTGTGACGAAAACGCCAAACAAACACGTCAAATGTTGGATAAGATGGTGAAAAACGGCGAAGCCTTAAAATGTCCGACGTGCCACGTgataatgatgaagaaatggggCTGTGATTGGTTGAGATGTTCCATGTGCAAGACTGAAATCTGTTGGGTTACCAGAGGCCCCAGGTGGGGCCCCGGGGGCAAGGGGGACACTTCGGGAGGTTGTCAGTGCGGCGTTAACGGCGTCAAGTGCCATCCGAAATGTAACTATTGCCATTGAGTGATACTTTCTACATTCGAATTATAGATGAAttgattcgaattttttttcacgTTTTTTACTATAAATCAGTAAGATTTTGGGGGAAAAATAGTATTTATAGGGGATTccttaaaaaaattgttattactTATGCCAGTTTGTggtttttgtttttattcaaactgCAATTCGAACGAATTTTGTAGGCGATTGTATGGATACGACcaaaaacaattaaaattaaataaataggtATGATATGTTTGATTACAGAGATCGAAAAAGACACAAGGAAAGTGCAATATTAGAGAATTCTTTGTTTTGCGCTCTTttgaaattgtttcaatttaatGTTAATTTATTCGAAGTTtaggaaaattgattttttttactgaaaaaataacatAAATGTGTGCATGTTTATCTTATTTTTCTTCAGTTATTTTAATGATGCTAGGAAATGATTGAAGTaattaaaatttcgaatttggtATTATAAAGATAGAcgcgaaaaaataataaattgcaTCATATATCTGGAGATTTAACGTTTTCTGAGAGACCGCTTACGTAAACTATTTGAGAGAATTAGTTTTTTATGTGATTTCTATTGGTAAAAATTGTGAGATATGTAATAACTGCCATATATTTTAGTTTCGTTCAATaattttcgacattgaaataaaaatgaatgctCTTTTTGATGGtgttattcatttcattcttttGAAAGTAAACAAAAAAGAATTAACGAAACCTTGAATTCCCTTTTCTATTgttgctcaaaaaaattatttacccTTCTAAAAATAGAAGAGTCCTTTAATGCCAAAGACTTCAAAGATCGTGAAGTTTCGGATTCAATAAATTGATGACTGCACTTATTATTACAATCAAAATcagggtatacagggtgtaaattaAAACATAGTTGCAAGAAGTGTTGGTCTTTGATATAACTATTTTTTCAACAGGAAACCGCTCAAAAAAGAAATTgattaatattttcttcaatgcATCAACGAAATAAGAGCCACAACCGAAATTTTGCAACTTCTGGATATTACATGTTCTTATAATCGATCAGAACTTTTGGCATCGGGGGGGGGGGGAAATTATTCAAGTcttatttccaaaaaaaacaGTTCCGACCTTGTTAAAAATTGGTACTTGGCCCTGAAGGTTCGTACAACATTCGAGTATCAGCAGGAGTTTctgacaaacaaaaattttgtcttCGTATCGAAACTAGGCATGTACTGAGTTTCATCTCTtccaaaattgaagattttctGAGGTGGAGTGTTTTGCCTGTCAACACCTCTGGAACCGTATGATAAAACGAACGACATGATAGCGTTCGGTTTTTATTTTTACCTGATCGAATCAAGCGGACACGCGAGCATGCACATCGAGAAAGTGTCATATCGCCCGTTTTTCTGGATGATCTTAGATGAGATATGACGGACATTCGGCCAGAAATACTCGGAATATTCAGGATAAATGGGAGGAGCCCCACCCTCAACTTTTAACGTCATGGCCACACTTCATTGCATCTCTGTTCGGAGAACTGCACCACTAGTGTATATCATTTCTTCAACGAACTCTGTGAAGGTTTTCCATTTTCCGAGATTATCATCCATCATAGGTTGGTAAGTTGATAACCGATTTATTTAACCACTGATATCATTGAATTCTTTGAATTAAACGCATTGCagaaaaagattttcaaaatttgcatcGCAATACTTCAGATATCCATCAAACCATTGAACGAAGATTATATTTTGGTTTCTAATCTTCCCAGCTTTGTTTTTCATCATTCAAACTGTGAtcgaattttttaatttttgttttcagtcaTGGATTATGATGATTTATGAAACATTACTGTATCGTTCAAATACATTTGTTCAACTTTTCATGAGAATCTTTAAATTGCTTCCTTCTTACGTTCTAATATATTTTGCGTTCATCGCGACATCCTTATTGTTTGAATGTTTGCTTCAATCTTGGGTAACAATGACACTGAATCGCCCTAAAACTGATTCCGAAAATCAGCCTCGTTACCTTGTCCTTCAAGTTCCCTGCTTGTCGCCAAATATTTAATTAAAAAGAAGTGAAGTCAGAAATATGACACTTTCTTGAAAAGTCGATGAGTGTTTTCGTCTCAAAATAGGATCGCTAACGTTATCTTTATCCGCCTTCTTGGAAGACCAAGATATTACATTGTAAATCCCCCTGTGACTAAAGATAATGAGAATTTTCTGTGTGTATACCAAGAGGTCTTCTTGCTACGATTTCACATGGGATAAGTTGAGGAAAACAAACGGGATTTATCATCGCAGGACGGTCGACTTGGAACAGTTCCCATCAGTAGGATATCGAGAGGAATGTCTATATGTATTCAGCTTCGACAACATCCATATATTTTTGTCACGGCTGACTGCAatcagaagttgaaaattctcacAATCCTAATTCGGTACGCTGCTAGATGCATTTTTATATTTCGGATGGTATCGATAGCGTGATAGAATGATTGGCGTAAGGCCAGAGTGGGTCATGCCAATCAGAAGCGATGAGGTTTTTCGGTAGTTTCCGGATCCGCATCGATAATTCAGAATAACATTCTTGAATCAAATCAGGATCTTCGTACGTCCATTTGTTGGCATCATAATTAtaacattttcaatttattcacaaTAGAAGAAGTTATTCAATTTTAATACCGAATTAATGCCGTACTTTTTGTTAaacattttcatcgaaaaatggCTGGAACATGTTGCAGTAGCCTGTGTAATTTTCCGGAAGAAAATACTGTTTTCCAATGAAAAATACAACGATAATTCTGTATCAGTGCATATAACGTTCAATTAATGATATTTAAATAACAAGAACAACCAATAATTTCATCTATCATCGATGCATAAAGTGCTCACAATTTATACATTCATAAATCActtaaattagcctaaaattaacCATCATAATATGCTCCTTGAATAATATGATATTATTCGTTGATTTTCTCGTTGATTAATGAAGAATATTTGCATTCTGCAAGATTTACTGGCGAAGGAATGAATACCGACGATGAAAATAGACGATTTCCAAAGTTTTTCATACAATAAACGAAAAAACACCATCAAACCTACAGATCGAGGTATACAAAGCAAATTAGCGACGCCAAAGTCTTCTTGTTCCCTTTCAAACAAAATGTCAATCAAACACGTTTTAAAACTGTTGTTTCGGGATGGCTTCCCACCGAAAATCACTATGAAAATAAACCGAGTAGAATCCCGATTTATTCAGAAGTTTATTTTCAACCTAAACGAAATCGTCAAGTCATAAACATTCGAACGGTTAGCGAATCTAAAAACAGCGAGAAATAGTAACGTGGAATTTTTATGTACGGTGACATTTtgtcaaatataaaatataatttataaaaatattttcatatatagTTTGGACCCGTTCCAGAATAACGACTTCGCATTCATCCTTCCATTATATGGTCCATATTTTCTCTAAAGATCTTAGGAAAACATCTATTTATAAATTCATGAGTTGTGGATGCGAAATTGCTGTTAAAGAAGACATTGTCGGCTTATTTATGATCTATTTCATACACCGGCGGTATCAACAACATGATATACTATGCCGTAGCGCCTTCACGTACATTTTTGAAGCTTATTAGAACTCTGGAATTAGTAGGCAAAAACTGCTCTGATGATTTTAAGGTCGCAGTACAACGCAACCTCTTTCAAAATCAACAATCGACCCTGTCAAGACAGATTGCTTCATCAATGAGCTTTGAtgcagaattatgcatgcatatgttatccactttcaacagttttcttcaatacagatgttttttcccagcaggaataaaaaaaagatgatattatcagattttgaatatattggctacattctaaaatcagttgttctcgatcaattctagtgatcaatagtttttctttcgtttgattttttacactcgatcgctatgcaacgcgaaacacgcaatttgacccaagaggaatgtgcccaagcggtagttttgcgagaagaagggtggacatacacaagaattgcagaagggtttggagtttcccatacaagtgtgtccagaatgttgcagcgattcagggagacaggtatgaatgtccgaagaccaggacaggatagaccacgggtaacaactgccattcaagaactttacttgagacaacggtttgcaaccgctcgcctccttcaaattcagcttgagcaaactcatgaggtgcaaattagcactcagacaataagaaatccctcagagaatatgatttaaggcctcgtgtcgcggcaagaggcccagctcttaccccagcccatcgaagggcgcgtttggattttgcgagagagcatatccattgggaagaggccgattgggaaagagttttcttcacagatgagtccagattctgcctctaccattgtgatcgacgttcccttgtatacagacgtccacatgaaagatatgctcagtgcaatttcctgaatactactggtttcgggggaggatcgattatggtatgtggtggaatatctttgactgctcgcacagaccgagtggtcgttgataatgcagctatgaatgctgataaatatataaggaacattcttgaagagcatgtagtgccatttgccccatacattggtgaaaattccacgataatgccagaccccatcgtgcgcgcatcgttcaggagtaccttgaagaggttgaagtctctcgaatggaatggccagcaagaagtccagatctcaatccgattgagcaggtttgggacaacctcaatagaaggctgagaagttcagaaaatcatccagctactcttaatgacttaggaatccaactaggagaaatctgggaaggattagatcagaacattttaagatcactcattttgagtataaaccgtcgttgccgagctgtaattaacgcaaggggtggaaataccaagtattaaatcacttatcagcatttcagtattttgaaaattgatcatgtctcttctttcacataagattcggtgaaatcctgaattattttccatttaatgtgtcttgtttcgttcaaaaccttcccaaagaacataaaaaataagttatatggtcaatgtagagttaactttcattaaaattgagattttcagaatgtgcggtaatttttttgcgcagtgtatttaaaCATGCATTAATATAAA
The nucleotide sequence above comes from Coccinella septempunctata chromosome 4, icCocSept1.1, whole genome shotgun sequence. Encoded proteins:
- the LOC123310898 gene encoding uncharacterized protein LOC123310898 isoform X2 — protein: MNDKDPKSSPDNGKQSVGSESTNSKRSSGIFSFFKWLRPSGSAASRESLNSDKTNNSSSCESLSSVQSSGTVASFSFVEPSAYSNNLKHKKIPPSPETDTYKARIKQRDQRREKDKNLTLRKKYNLFFGRETLLKTVSSTEENSKSLPLMTKPALKEESREEGFHRRTNSDSSKVKKAGAYVHVKGKRKAPQPPGNTEDSNASLKKTTKRLAPKPPEQNSTIRSESSLSQQSEITSFRSEQINERTIEENNKVTSQSYTTTEENSRKYSSRSEDSSSETIRNKSTNSYLFDFIGKSSSQETKSNRDSILLDDPLQSQNNRNTELETKCLNSLNGILESASSSDVISNDSLKLDHGILKPVKDEEQNIYSECSPFSSKELSEDSKPWYKRQETAAAHLKREFFKSSLDNKYEPIDVLPEVSFTRNSSVDLSSKTKKEDKMEKKKEDKRKSGVSLLANISELDREAAEILQREKMKNADSFQEMPEFMKPKDDNNKTDTDSWVTPKRRSARDLIAKFNAITNVTKATVNTAFFGSTQKRDYFGKSSSKETKKKQETLLESHKKRLEMIDNKINNEKKTTMAPLMKSESASVVKKPDTPKAERKSWNCPKCYVENEYWRIICHVCSAIKPYFDELSASPNLKKSDKSFATKDTNQNQYERILERSKTQIGFSALSNMTSAKNKKTDLYTSASSENSNKTQDRKEEREKLKKMLIEMKNSLPKKAYPGKAQSKQQIITEKPELEVKKIETTIPVLDVDSSDTDNEEVEDIPSKIPVMIKQDEKKVDNIEEKVVSILIGTKETIYENIKVKKTSDPKPIKVSSSAQTASVVPKPPEPSKRANVTTMVKKKNSFEPMKVQDFEDIYSDQNGSSAARIYANLAQNDELSLFFNMPKNLTEMKNTLSKMKLQNKNKDTIEINRLLRKLEVAIAKGDLTQAADFAKELAQLRVNCSVIRQKSSSEEKEIEKDGFSVDMYVEDKVSHRGPFPFQVRSEQTVGELKKQVEKEFEIPVDVQRWILGKELATDDKTTLKDNNITEGCPIFLYLVAPAATENQEKPLKTAEPSTSSQNAERNEAPKEKKNDQPRLYPEINASKSGVYPEISENEARTDGPKIINAIPKAVEIPRKEDKDAGGSSASSSNSEDKRTETLNVKPEKHFFKEVVTQTVTTALFAPELEKGETENVEEYDVKTLKPNRTPVEWECHLCTLLNPVNSNICGVCATVRLSTPQKKERKHSANKPSAPPASPSGQTYRQLMNLDNEDIVHNTETFECVVCFNQVPPNEGVTLRECLHQFCKECVRHTVEFSEEAEIRCPYRDNDYSCNIALQDREIKALVSKTVYDQHLAKSVSQAENKIDKSFHCKTPDCKGWCIFEDNVNEFRCPVCRRVNCLTCQAIHMGLNCKQYQQRMTEEADCDENAKQTRQMLDKMVKNGEALKCPTCHVIMMKKWGCDWLRCSMCKTEICWVTRGPRWGPGGKGDTSGGCQCGVNGVKCHPKCNYCH
- the LOC123310898 gene encoding uncharacterized protein LOC123310898 isoform X1, with translation MNDKDPKSSPDNGKQSVGSESTNSKRSSGIFSFFKWLRPSGSAASRESLNSDKTNNSSSCESLSSVQSSGTVASFSFVEPSAYSNNLKHKKIPPSPETDTYKARIKQRDQRREKDKNLTLRKKYNLFFGRETLLKTVSSTEENSKSLPLMTKPALKEESREEGFHRRTNSDSSKVKKAGAYVHVKGKRKAPQPPGNTEDSNASLKKTTKRLAPKPPEQNSTIRSESSLSQQSEITSFRSEQINERTIEENNKVTSQSYTTTEENSRKYSSRSEDSSSETIRNKSTNSYLFDFIGKSSSQETKSNRDSILLDDPLQSQNNRNTELETKCLNSLNGILESASSSDVISNDSLKLDHGILKPVKDEEQNIYSECSPFSSKELSEDSKPWYKRQETAAAHLKREFFKSSLDNKYEPIDVLPEVSFTRNSSVDLSSKTKKEDKMEKKKEDKRKSGVSLLANISELDREAAEILQREKMKNADSFQEMPEFMKPKDDNNKTDTDSWVTPKRRSARDLIAKFNAITNVTKATVNTAFFGSTQKRDYFGKSSSKETKKKQETLLESHKKRLEMIDNKINNEKKTTMAPLMKSESASVVKKPDTPKAERKSWNCPKCYVENEYWRIICHVCSAIKPYFDELSASPNLKKSDKSFATKDTNQNQYERILERSKTQIGFSALSNMTSAKNKKTDLYTSASSENSNKTQDRKEEREKLKKMLIEMKNSLPKKAYPGKAQSKQQIITEKPELEVKKIETTIPVLDVDSSDTDNEEVEDIPSKIPVMIKQDEKKVDNIEEKVVSILIGTKETIYENIKVKKTSDPKPIKVSSSAQTASVVPKPPEPSKRANVTTMVKKKNSFEPMKVQDFEDIYSDQNGSSAARIYANLAQNDELSLFFNMPKNLTEMKNTLSKMKLQNKNKDTIEINRLLRKLEVAIAKGDLTQAADFAKELAQLRVNCSVIRQKSSSEEKEIEKDGFSVDMYVEDKVSHRGPFPFQVRSEQTVGELKKQVEKEFEIPVDVQRWILGKELATDDKTTLKDNNITEGCPIFLYLVAPDLAATENQEKPLKTAEPSTSSQNAERNEAPKEKKNDQPRLYPEINASKSGVYPEISENEARTDGPKIINAIPKAVEIPRKEDKDAGGSSASSSNSEDKRTETLNVKPEKHFFKEVVTQTVTTALFAPELEKGETENVEEYDVKTLKPNRTPVEWECHLCTLLNPVNSNICGVCATVRLSTPQKKERKHSANKPSAPPASPSGQTYRQLMNLDNEDIVHNTETFECVVCFNQVPPNEGVTLRECLHQFCKECVRHTVEFSEEAEIRCPYRDNDYSCNIALQDREIKALVSKTVYDQHLAKSVSQAENKIDKSFHCKTPDCKGWCIFEDNVNEFRCPVCRRVNCLTCQAIHMGLNCKQYQQRMTEEADCDENAKQTRQMLDKMVKNGEALKCPTCHVIMMKKWGCDWLRCSMCKTEICWVTRGPRWGPGGKGDTSGGCQCGVNGVKCHPKCNYCH